One region of Chelonoidis abingdonii isolate Lonesome George chromosome 14, CheloAbing_2.0, whole genome shotgun sequence genomic DNA includes:
- the PEDS1 gene encoding plasmanylethanolamine desaturase 1: MASGWAECARLQANGAGTELEAEAVYAQEESECSGRRWGAQHVGARELAELYSPGKRLQEWISVILCFCLISFNFYSLLSYLSLDHTLSVIVGIFAGVITADFLSGLVHWGADTWGSVELPIVGKAFIRPFREHHIDPTAITRHDFIETNGDNCMMTLVPLANMAYKFVSLSPEALYQTCPWECYVFALAIFVTLTNQIHKWSHTYFGLPRWVIFLQDWHVILPRKHHRIHHVSPHETYFCITTGWLNYPLEKIGFWRCLENIIQGVTGQKPRADDMKWAQKVK; this comes from the exons ATGGCGAGCGGCTGGGCCGAGTGCGCCCGGCTCCAGGCGAACGGGGCCGGCACGGAGCTGGAGGCCGAGGCCGTCTACGCGCAGGAGGAGTCCGAGTGCAGCGGCCGGCGCTGGGGAGCCCAGCACGTCGGGGCCCGGGAGCTGGCGGAGCTCTACTCCCCAG GGAAAAGACTGCAAGAATGGATCAGTGTCATCTTATGCTTCTGTCTGATCTCTTTCAACTTCTACAGTCTCCTTTCCTACCTGAGTCTGGACCATACTCTCTCAGTTATTGTTGGGATAT TTGCAGGAGTTATTACTGCTGACTTTCTGTCAGGATTAGTGCACTGGGGAGCGGACACCTGGGGATCTGTGGAGCTGCCCATAGTTGGAAAG GCTTTCATCAGACCTTTTAGAGAACATCACATTGACCCCACAGCAATTACtagacatgattttatagagaccAATGGAGACAACTGCATGATGACACTAGTGCCATTGGCAAACATGGCCTacaaatttgtttctctttccccAG aagCATTATACCAGACATGCCCTTGGGAATGTTATGTCTTTGCCCTGGCTATCTTTGTAACCTTGACAAACCAGATTCACAAATGGTCTCATACGTACTTTGGTCTTCCTCGCTGGGTCATCTTTCTGCAGGACTGGCATGTTATCCTGCCACGGAAACACCACCGAATCCATCATGTGTCTCCCCATGAGACTTATTTTTGTATTACCACAG GTTGGCTGAACTATCCATTAGAGAAGATTGGATTTTGGAGATGCTTGGAGAATATTATCCAAGGAGTGACTGGGCAAAAGCCTAGAGCAGATGACATGAAGTGGGCTCAGAAAGTTAAATAA